The Cydia splendana chromosome 8, ilCydSple1.2, whole genome shotgun sequence genome contains a region encoding:
- the LOC134793021 gene encoding somatostatin receptor type 2-like — translation MELEDVENYGNGNFTYDENSTYNGTAFENCPNINIPVVYIVTQVLYALVCIVGLLGNTLVIYVVLRYSKMQTVTNMYIVNLAIADECFLIGIPFLITTMSLRAWPFGRFMCKAYMISTGINQFTSSIFLCIMSADRYIAVCHPIAAPRLRTPFVSRVVSAAAWTASALVMTPIFMYTTLIPTENGLSCNIVWPEREFNKGQTSFTLYSFALGFAAPLTLIFVFYCLVIRKLKTVGPKNKSKEKKRSHRKVTKLVLTVIAVYVLCWLPYWAFQVALIYSPPTECASRITVTVFLVAACFSYSNSAMNPILYAFLSDNFKKSFLKACTCAAGKDVNATLHVENSVFPRKRGGAQARAQARALNETRASLCVPVGGPSRSDASTAATTRSAVPSEAFALEPPPGQSAPLLAPNGVTHSRM, via the coding sequence ATGGAGCTCGAAGACGTGGAAAACTACGGCAACGGCAACTTCACATACGACGAAAACAGCACTTACAATGGCACAGCTTTCGAAAACTGCCCAAACATCAACATCCCTGTTGTCTACATCGTCACCCAAGTCCTTTACGCCCTCGTCTGTATTGTTGGCCTCCTTGGAAACACCTTAGTCATCTACGTGGTTCTACGCTATTCCAAAATGCAGACAGTTACTAACATGTACATCGTGAATCTTGCTATCGCTGACGAATGCTTCCTTATCGGTATACCCTTCTTGATTACAACTATGTCGCTCCGAGCCTGGCCTTTTGGAAGATTCATGTGTAAAGCCTACATGATTTCCACAGGAATCAATCAGTTCACCAGCAGCATCTTTCTATGTATCATGAGCGCGGATAGATATATAGCAGTCTGTCATCCTATAGCTGCTCCTCGATTACGGACACCGTTCGTCTCTCGAGTAGTTTCTGCTGCCGCCTGGACTGCTTCTGCCCTTGTTATGACACCTATCTTCATGTACACAACTTTGATACCAACTGAGAATGGATTATCCTGCAACATTGTCTGGCCGGAGCGAGAGTTCAACAAAGGACAGACGTCATTCACTCTTTACTCCTTCGCTCTCGGTTTCGCAGCGCCGCTGACTCTCATTTTCGTCTTCTACTGTCTCGTCATCAGGAAACTGAAGACAGTTGGACCAAAGAATAAGTCTAAAGAGAAGAAGCGAAGTCACAGGAAAGTGACGAAGCTGGTTTTGACGGTGATAGCGGTGTATGTACTTTGCTGGCTGCCGTATTGGGCATTCCAGGTAGCGCTGATCTACTCGCCACCCACGGAGTGCGCTAGTCGTATAACAGTAACAGTTTTCTTGGTAGCTGCTTGCTTCAGCTACAGTAACTCTGCGATGAATCCGATCCTTTACGCGTTTCTATCAGACAACTTCAAGAAGAGTTTCCTAAAGGCCTGCACGTGTGCGGCTGGGAAGGACGTGAACGCGACGCTTCATGTGGAGAACAGCGTGTTCCCAAGGAAGCGAGGAGGCGCACAAGCAAGAGCTCAAGCGAGAGCTTTAAACGAGACTCGTGCAAGTCTTTGTGTGCCAGTTGGAGGTCCGTCCCGTTCTGATGCTTCGACGGCTGCGACTACTCGTTCAGCGGTGCCTAGTGAGGCGTTCGCTCTGGAGCCACCGCCGGGGCAAAGTGCGCCTCTGCTGGCGCCCAACGGGGTCACACATTCGCGTATGTGA